The following are encoded together in the Chitinophagales bacterium genome:
- a CDS encoding ATP-binding cassette domain-containing protein has product MEIEKELVIDIKDLSKGYYPNEKGEFGFYALNNINVQFYKNQRIGVIGENGSGKSTLLKILSGLIKPTNGSAVIKGKVNALIELGSNFIPDLTGRENTNFFLKINGINGSLKNDFIDEIKEFSGLGKYFEQPVKHYSSGMFVRLALSAGFHINADLFFIDEVLQAGDAAFREKASSYFKEITNDGATLLLASHSPDEILENCTDCIWLEEGQIKMLGKAGEVVENYYKSMTKSYAESKYFPEKDKNIVSQKIKFSNNINKTQDKLANELIEVLDFKITPVDNSSDITYENGFKIKITVLKKIEGWSLHLMIVLYDIYMKPIISLVSSNNKSIYEKLNSLKHKKGEMTLECNVPPNLLSSGVFYADFMFGKDPEKGELYTEEAYKLPVKIKFEVKEGINTYDFSGAGQNVFIKPLAEWKVNDHKMVE; this is encoded by the coding sequence ATGGAGATTGAAAAAGAGCTTGTAATAGATATAAAGGACTTGTCTAAGGGGTATTATCCAAATGAAAAGGGTGAATTTGGTTTTTATGCATTGAATAATATAAATGTACAGTTTTATAAAAATCAAAGAATTGGTGTTATAGGCGAAAATGGCTCAGGAAAAAGTACGTTATTAAAGATCTTATCCGGCTTAATAAAACCTACTAATGGCAGTGCTGTTATAAAGGGAAAAGTAAATGCACTTATAGAATTAGGCAGTAATTTTATTCCTGATCTTACAGGAAGGGAAAACACCAACTTCTTTCTGAAGATTAATGGGATTAATGGGAGTTTAAAAAATGATTTCATAGATGAAATCAAAGAATTCAGTGGTTTAGGTAAATATTTTGAACAGCCTGTTAAACATTATTCCAGTGGTATGTTTGTAAGACTGGCTTTATCGGCTGGTTTTCACATCAATGCCGATTTGTTTTTTATTGATGAGGTTTTGCAGGCAGGTGACGCAGCCTTCAGGGAAAAAGCATCCTCGTATTTTAAAGAAATAACCAATGATGGAGCTACATTGCTTTTGGCATCGCATAGCCCCGATGAAATATTGGAAAATTGTACAGATTGCATTTGGCTTGAAGAAGGACAGATTAAAATGCTTGGAAAAGCAGGTGAAGTCGTTGAAAATTATTATAAAAGCATGACTAAATCATATGCTGAATCAAAATATTTTCCTGAAAAAGATAAAAATATTGTAAGTCAAAAAATAAAATTTTCAAATAACATCAATAAAACACAAGATAAATTAGCCAATGAACTCATTGAAGTGTTGGATTTTAAAATTACACCTGTAGACAATTCAAGTGATATTACATATGAAAATGGATTTAAAATTAAAATTACTGTTTTAAAAAAAATAGAAGGATGGTCATTGCATCTAATGATTGTATTGTACGATATTTACATGAAGCCCATTATATCCCTTGTTTCAAGTAATAATAAATCAATTTACGAAAAACTTAATAGTTTAAAACATAAGAAAGGGGAAATGACTTTAGAATGTAATGTTCCTCCCAATCTTCTAAGTTCAGGTGTATTTTATGCTGACTTTATGTTTGGTAAGGATCCTGAAAAAGGAGAACTTTATACTGAAGAAGCTTATAAATTACCCGTTAAAATAAAATTTGAGGTTAAAGAGGGTATCAACACTTATGATTTTTCTGGTGCAGGCCAGAATGTTTTTATAAAACCTTTGGCTGAATGGAAAGTAAATGATCATAAAATGGTTGAATGA
- a CDS encoding GxxExxY protein → MITKKYLDELTYEIIGAAIEVHKAIGPGLLESVYHKCMVHELELRGINFQSEQYIELNYKGLNVAADLRCDLLVENAIVVELKSAKEIEPIHEAILLTYMKLLEKPKGLMINFNVTNIFSEGQKTYVNEFFRDLPDH, encoded by the coding sequence ATGATTACAAAAAAATACCTTGATGAATTGACTTACGAGATTATAGGTGCGGCTATTGAAGTACATAAAGCAATAGGTCCTGGTCTTCTTGAAAGTGTTTATCACAAGTGTATGGTGCATGAACTTGAGCTTAGGGGTATCAACTTTCAGTCTGAACAGTACATTGAATTGAACTATAAGGGTTTGAATGTTGCGGCTGATCTAAGGTGTGATTTGTTGGTAGAAAACGCAATTGTCGTTGAATTAAAGTCTGCCAAAGAAATAGAGCCAATTCATGAAGCCATTTTGTTGACCTACATGAAATTATTGGAAAAACCCAAAGGCCTAATGATAAATTTCAATGTAACCAATATTTTTAGTGAGGGACAAAAGACTTATGTAAATGAATTTTTCAGGGATTTGCCCGACCATTAA
- a CDS encoding ABC transporter permease produces MYHNKGTKHVKVITAQAPTISEYWHELLKYYSMIGVFAQQEIKSAYAQTYFGLLWSVLRPLITVAIFTVIFNFFLKVPTEQPYYIFAFTGMIAWNYFAQLANIGSNIMIEKQDLLKKMYFPKLILPLSTVLVTGVDFLVSLAILFIMMILEGEILSIKIMSLPFFILLNIFCGLFVALWMNVLNIRFRDLNQIVPAIIGIAIWVSPVFYPTTIIPKGYEFFVYINPMAGIIKGYRFALLGETFPVWQYWPAIAIVVIGAFLATFMLIRNEDKMVDYA; encoded by the coding sequence ATGTATCACAACAAAGGTACTAAACATGTTAAAGTAATAACTGCTCAGGCACCTACTATTAGCGAGTATTGGCATGAATTGCTGAAATATTATTCAATGATAGGTGTATTTGCCCAACAGGAGATAAAATCAGCCTATGCACAAACCTATTTTGGTTTGTTGTGGTCTGTACTCAGGCCTTTGATTACGGTTGCCATTTTCACTGTTATTTTCAATTTTTTCTTAAAAGTACCCACCGAGCAGCCTTATTATATTTTTGCTTTTACAGGCATGATAGCCTGGAATTATTTTGCCCAGTTGGCAAATATTGGTTCCAATATTATGATTGAAAAACAGGATCTTTTAAAGAAAATGTACTTTCCGAAATTGATATTGCCATTGTCTACCGTACTTGTTACCGGTGTCGATTTTTTAGTTTCCCTGGCCATACTTTTTATAATGATGATTTTAGAAGGGGAAATTTTGAGTATTAAGATAATGAGTTTGCCATTTTTCATACTGTTGAATATTTTCTGTGGTTTGTTTGTAGCGCTGTGGATGAATGTGTTGAATATTCGTTTTCGCGATCTGAACCAGATCGTACCTGCAATAATTGGTATAGCCATATGGGTAAGCCCCGTCTTTTATCCGACTACTATAATCCCAAAGGGTTATGAGTTTTTTGTGTACATTAATCCAATGGCTGGAATTATCAAAGGTTATCGCTTTGCATTGCTGGGAGAAACTTTTCCGGTGTGGCAATACTGGCCTGCAATTGCCATTGTAGTAATAGGTGCCTTTTTAGCCACATTTATGTTGATTAGAAACGAAGATAAAATGGTAGATTATGCCTGA
- a CDS encoding phytanoyl-CoA dioxygenase family protein encodes MPDTGGQKMQQLFKNKNLQADFERYGYVVVPFLSEKEVAELKDFFHETHPEIPNGFYSSSFNEDSKHKEKINQKVESLLGNKVESKFTEVKKLGSCFLNKQPGPESEMPIHQDWTVVDENRFASVTIWIPLQDVGEKNGAIQVIDGSHKFSDALRSPSLTDPFNNIRDVIRKDLKLLPMKAGEAFIFNQALLHASPPNFSESPRLAVTYGLIHADADLRFYHGAEDGKVEQYAVGTNFFQEYNTQIGERPKNGKLIDTFKYDRKPLTLEAYRTKKIAFMQEERAENFKMKPLFKDVEKQQFFENEGYAVFPLIDQNEVDDLKRYYENLNLKDENGFGFHVSMDQKDKDMCRSIREKIWGAVVPALENHLKDFKPYVSSFVIKESNPKGVVPAHQDWSFVDKEEDGYCSITCWVALVDTTLDNGCMGVIKGSHRFMEYNRPSPSPQTPVPLSDHMFSIFPYLKTIEMKAGEVLMFDNRTFHASPPNTTDGIRLAAGVGVTQKDAQLVHYYLKPDGKNDTLLKYKVDEDFFLKYENARLAKMYENGELIEGYGEPKEVPYDCPQFTSDELVEMIKSAGNEYNVPMTEKLAKLFSQQEKQQEQKEEEEKTVEHEEKPKEQEEYVWIDDRSFFQKYTPLNIAREIKKKLVS; translated from the coding sequence ATGCCTGATACAGGAGGTCAGAAAATGCAGCAATTATTCAAAAACAAAAACTTACAGGCAGATTTTGAAAGGTACGGCTATGTGGTAGTGCCTTTTCTTTCAGAGAAAGAGGTAGCAGAATTAAAAGATTTTTTTCATGAAACACACCCCGAAATCCCCAATGGTTTTTATTCTTCAAGTTTTAATGAAGATTCAAAGCACAAAGAAAAAATCAATCAAAAGGTAGAATCGCTACTTGGAAATAAAGTAGAAAGCAAGTTTACCGAAGTTAAAAAGTTGGGCAGTTGCTTTTTGAACAAACAACCAGGACCAGAAAGCGAAATGCCCATACATCAGGATTGGACGGTAGTTGATGAGAATAGGTTTGCTTCCGTAACCATTTGGATTCCACTTCAGGATGTAGGTGAAAAGAATGGTGCCATACAAGTAATTGATGGCAGCCATAAATTCTCAGATGCCTTGCGCTCACCATCCCTTACCGACCCGTTTAACAATATTAGGGATGTGATAAGAAAAGACCTAAAGCTTTTGCCGATGAAGGCAGGAGAAGCATTTATCTTTAACCAGGCTTTGTTACATGCCTCACCTCCAAATTTTAGCGAAAGTCCAAGATTAGCCGTAACTTATGGTTTGATTCATGCCGATGCTGATTTGCGTTTTTATCACGGGGCGGAAGATGGAAAAGTGGAGCAATATGCAGTGGGTACCAATTTTTTTCAGGAGTACAATACTCAAATTGGAGAGCGGCCCAAGAATGGCAAATTGATTGATACATTTAAATATGATAGAAAGCCGCTTACATTAGAGGCTTATCGAACAAAAAAAATAGCGTTTATGCAAGAGGAAAGAGCAGAAAATTTTAAAATGAAGCCTTTATTTAAAGATGTTGAAAAACAGCAGTTTTTTGAAAATGAAGGCTATGCGGTATTCCCGCTGATTGACCAAAATGAGGTGGATGATTTAAAGCGTTATTATGAAAACCTCAATTTGAAAGATGAAAATGGCTTCGGTTTTCATGTGAGCATGGATCAAAAGGACAAGGATATGTGCCGAAGCATTAGGGAAAAGATATGGGGTGCTGTAGTACCGGCACTTGAAAACCATTTGAAGGATTTTAAACCCTATGTTTCCAGTTTTGTGATCAAAGAGTCCAACCCCAAAGGCGTAGTTCCTGCCCATCAGGATTGGAGCTTTGTAGATAAAGAGGAAGATGGTTATTGTTCCATTACCTGCTGGGTAGCATTGGTGGATACCACGCTCGATAATGGCTGTATGGGCGTAATCAAAGGCAGCCACCGTTTTATGGAGTACAACAGGCCATCACCATCACCTCAAACGCCTGTGCCGCTGAGCGATCATATGTTCAGTATATTCCCTTATTTGAAAACCATAGAAATGAAAGCCGGAGAAGTCTTGATGTTTGACAACCGTACTTTTCATGCCTCACCGCCCAATACTACAGATGGAATAAGGTTGGCAGCGGGAGTAGGAGTGACCCAAAAAGATGCGCAATTGGTTCATTACTATTTAAAACCTGATGGTAAAAATGACACTTTACTTAAATACAAAGTTGATGAAGATTTTTTTCTTAAATATGAAAATGCAAGGCTGGCAAAAATGTATGAAAATGGTGAGTTGATTGAAGGCTATGGTGAGCCCAAGGAAGTGCCATACGATTGCCCTCAGTTTACAAGTGATGAATTGGTTGAAATGATAAAATCAGCTGGAAATGAATACAATGTGCCCATGACTGAGAAATTGGCAAAATTATTTAGTCAGCAGGAAAAACAACAAGAGCAAAAAGAAGAGGAAGAAAAAACAGTTGAACATGAGGAAAAGCCAAAAGAGCAAGAGGAATATGTATGGATAGATGACAGAAGTTTTTTCCAAAAATATACACCCCTGAATATTGCAAGGGAAATCAAAAAGAAATTGGTCAGCTAA
- a CDS encoding DUF6056 family protein gives MNTASVIKKINSGLLLLIVVYGFLWLFLGAYFSHPNAEDFSLTSAPKSEGVINAASHLLVTYDGRYFTNILHGINPMALGWLDGYKWTIAFNILFFVFSVWYFLQTLNGGKKKFQTLLLSSFFVAVHFALTPSLVHELYWLVSSFVYLYCWCFTLLWVSTLIRFYNSNSEGKKKLYFLLTSVFLVSSVGINEMMLVINAFLLAGFGLYHYYIYKREYYVLVLLSVLSFISYAFFIMCPGIRNRFSSFENEHHENHYNEIISKSLLDFSQEMFLLLSQGGIFIIYFIIVLVGFKDVLTLNLKLPSLSFRNRIFCVLACFVAVYLMIYAFYVPMGHEEFLPHRIYTSVWTGAQLSFLVLIIVFNSFKFQLIDRVMRQYLLFVSLCLFTFLFFTQKSNIQLLKHDYISGRLEGFDMQMKERYKILSEADQRQHCRSIAILEPLKDTPRSVHNDPDIQPNRIAAYWNKAYESYFEVVEVRFSSDTITKKDLIRDLLYE, from the coding sequence ATGAATACAGCAAGTGTTATCAAAAAAATTAACAGTGGTTTGCTCTTGCTGATTGTTGTGTATGGCTTTCTTTGGCTTTTTTTAGGGGCTTATTTTAGTCATCCCAATGCCGAGGATTTTTCATTGACTTCAGCACCAAAGTCAGAAGGTGTTATAAATGCAGCATCACATCTTTTGGTCACCTATGATGGGCGTTATTTTACCAATATACTGCATGGTATCAATCCCATGGCACTTGGCTGGCTTGACGGCTACAAGTGGACCATAGCATTTAACATTCTTTTCTTTGTTTTTTCTGTTTGGTATTTTCTACAAACCTTAAATGGAGGAAAAAAGAAATTTCAAACCCTTTTATTGAGCTCCTTTTTTGTTGCAGTCCATTTTGCATTGACACCATCATTGGTGCACGAATTATACTGGCTGGTGAGTTCATTTGTGTATTTGTACTGCTGGTGTTTTACATTGCTTTGGGTTTCCACTTTAATCAGGTTTTACAATTCAAATAGCGAAGGCAAAAAGAAACTGTATTTTTTACTCACCTCTGTTTTTTTGGTTAGCTCTGTAGGCATCAATGAGATGATGTTGGTCATCAATGCATTTCTGTTGGCAGGATTTGGCTTATATCACTACTATATTTACAAGCGGGAATATTATGTCCTGGTTCTGCTGTCTGTACTGTCATTTATAAGCTATGCCTTTTTTATAATGTGTCCGGGAATCCGCAATAGGTTTTCTAGTTTCGAAAATGAACATCATGAAAATCATTACAATGAAATTATCAGTAAAAGCTTGCTGGATTTTAGTCAGGAAATGTTTTTATTGCTCAGCCAGGGAGGCATCTTTATTATTTACTTTATAATTGTGTTGGTGGGATTTAAAGATGTGCTAACGCTTAACCTTAAACTTCCTTCGCTTTCATTTAGGAATAGAATATTTTGTGTTTTGGCCTGTTTTGTTGCTGTTTACCTGATGATCTATGCCTTTTATGTGCCAATGGGACATGAGGAGTTTTTACCCCATAGAATATACACATCAGTTTGGACAGGTGCCCAACTGTCTTTTTTGGTTTTAATTATAGTGTTTAATTCTTTTAAATTTCAGCTTATTGACAGAGTTATGAGGCAATATCTATTGTTTGTTTCTTTATGTCTTTTCACTTTTTTATTTTTTACTCAAAAAAGCAATATTCAGTTATTAAAGCATGATTATATTTCTGGTAGACTTGAGGGATTTGATATGCAAATGAAAGAAAGGTATAAAATCCTTAGTGAAGCAGATCAAAGACAACATTGCAGGAGTATAGCAATATTGGAGCCATTGAAGGATACCCCGCGCAGTGTGCATAACGATCCGGATATACAACCCAACAGAATAGCAGCATATTGGAATAAAGCCTATGAATCTTATTTTGAAGTTGTGGAAGTAAGATTTTCAAGTGATACGATCACCAAAAAGGATTTAATAAGGGATCTATTGTATGAGTAA
- a CDS encoding phytanoyl-CoA dioxygenase family protein — protein MFQFPDKMKTVFQDERHQEEFEKNGFIALPFFNEGEIKELTELYHRLHPEDEKGFFPSTFSKDKAYRQTADKEIKRICERSIEKYCKDIKVVCGSFIVKNPGPESGMCVHQDMSLVDESRFTGINIWVPLCDLSIKNGAIFVLPGSHRLFPTYRGSSIPEFFSPVKEEDLLDYMQPLLLKAGEAVFFDQSIMHYSPPNYSDKLRIVTNTYFTHKDTEFRTYYWNKEEHGDAKLEAFAQDDDFMTNFEQFGENIQDRPKVGKSLGLVDYNFPKVDFDYIAERYERTNSRELIEGAKPKEKAQTEEPVIVDSNNKGLFSKLKSLFVE, from the coding sequence ATGTTCCAGTTCCCCGATAAAATGAAAACGGTGTTTCAAGATGAAAGACACCAGGAAGAATTTGAGAAAAACGGATTTATCGCCCTGCCTTTTTTTAATGAAGGGGAAATCAAAGAATTGACCGAACTCTACCATCGTCTGCATCCCGAAGATGAAAAGGGATTTTTTCCGAGTACTTTTTCAAAAGACAAAGCATATAGACAGACTGCCGATAAGGAAATCAAAAGAATATGTGAAAGAAGTATTGAAAAATATTGCAAAGATATAAAAGTCGTTTGCGGCTCCTTTATTGTCAAAAATCCCGGCCCGGAGAGTGGCATGTGCGTACATCAGGATATGAGTCTTGTAGATGAGTCGCGTTTTACGGGGATTAATATCTGGGTGCCGCTTTGCGATTTAAGTATTAAAAATGGGGCTATTTTCGTGTTACCTGGCAGCCACAGGCTTTTCCCTACTTACAGAGGGTCATCAATACCAGAGTTTTTCAGTCCTGTTAAAGAAGAAGATTTACTGGATTACATGCAGCCATTGTTACTGAAGGCTGGTGAAGCTGTTTTTTTCGACCAAAGCATAATGCACTATTCCCCGCCCAATTATTCCGATAAGTTAAGAATAGTGACCAATACCTACTTCACCCATAAAGACACTGAATTCAGGACTTATTACTGGAACAAAGAAGAGCACGGTGATGCAAAATTGGAGGCTTTTGCGCAAGACGATGATTTTATGACCAATTTCGAGCAGTTTGGCGAGAATATCCAAGATCGCCCCAAAGTAGGTAAATCACTGGGTTTGGTTGATTATAATTTCCCTAAGGTTGATTTTGATTATATAGCAGAGCGATATGAGAGAACAAATTCAAGGGAACTGATAGAAGGAGCGAAGCCAAAAGAAAAAGCTCAAACAGAGGAGCCTGTTATAGTTGATAGCAACAACAAAGGATTATTCAGCAAGCTTAAAAGTTTGTTTGTTGAGTAA
- a CDS encoding phytanoyl-CoA dioxygenase family protein, with amino-acid sequence MIKFKNSKLHSKFIKDGCVKFDLLNNVEVQKLRDLYFDHKEEHLVVKNMMHSTTDTFNVDLILKLDEKIKNILVPKLSDILHEYDHILSSFMVKESGDNSQTSYHQDPTLVDSDEYMSANIWVALQDTNSENGNLCVVKGSHRITDCLVVTPDFPAFFNKFKDQIPEYSTEIPVKSGQAIIFDNKLIHGATANHSGKERIAAVLSIKSKQAKWNFYYLEPGNPESKIERYAFDTKSFAELKKNQRPSSKFLGYHNYNFKQLDYKHFKQFMLKNYPLEYIRANIKLFNMS; translated from the coding sequence ATGATCAAGTTTAAAAACAGCAAGCTACATAGTAAATTCATTAAAGATGGATGTGTTAAATTTGATTTGCTAAATAATGTTGAGGTTCAAAAGCTCAGGGATTTGTACTTTGATCATAAAGAAGAGCATTTAGTTGTGAAAAATATGATGCACAGCACAACTGATACCTTTAATGTAGATCTAATTCTAAAATTAGATGAAAAAATAAAAAACATATTGGTTCCAAAGCTTTCTGATATTTTACACGAATATGATCATATATTATCTTCTTTCATGGTTAAAGAATCCGGTGATAATAGCCAAACTTCATATCATCAGGATCCTACATTAGTAGATTCTGATGAATATATGAGTGCTAATATATGGGTAGCCCTTCAGGATACAAATAGTGAAAATGGTAACCTTTGTGTTGTTAAAGGTTCGCATAGAATTACAGATTGTCTTGTTGTAACACCTGATTTCCCCGCGTTTTTTAATAAATTTAAAGATCAAATCCCTGAATATTCAACAGAAATTCCAGTGAAATCAGGTCAAGCAATAATTTTTGATAATAAGCTTATACATGGTGCGACAGCAAATCATTCCGGTAAAGAGCGAATAGCTGCTGTATTATCAATTAAATCAAAGCAGGCTAAGTGGAATTTTTATTATTTGGAACCAGGTAATCCAGAGAGTAAGATAGAAAGATATGCATTCGACACTAAAAGTTTTGCTGAATTAAAGAAAAACCAGCGCCCTTCCTCTAAATTTTTAGGATATCATAATTACAATTTTAAACAACTCGACTATAAACATTTTAAGCAATTCATGCTTAAAAATTATCCTTTAGAATATATAAGAGCTAATATCAAACTTTTTAATATGAGTTGA
- a CDS encoding phytanoyl-CoA dioxygenase family protein: MIKYEILQQSIENIGFSKIQLGDQSMIDDLKSIFRKYYQEKIKDQDMSVTHNDPKDRNNLKVHNEIVNTIKPYFDQHFENFNFLASHFVVKRAKSNEAFQLHQDWSAVDERYYQNYQVWIPLDVSYPENGGICFIPESHSFYNNIRSGSMGITHIPIDKKMHPYLSYMRLFAGEAAVFHNKTFHGSFINSTPKERVAVLVNITQKNAQALYFHKDDSNPNQIDAFEINTEEIFQHLPKLEKGILPFKKKAEFSIENNVTQNSEITASGLIDKIHEHNVSKGRAKTYEHKIFHILKSQKIEAKINEKGFVVVDLLDDNTIKKLQNKFEETFPDTSLFRGTFSSLELENAKDRRDLHKFIINTIKNNLDNYFKDYKSPVSLLYSRKADNQYPLEWHNDPSLIFNESIEPLYGIWAPFIDVDNNTGALKVIPGSHRIFNKINFAYNVFKWPLENKRKFLDSYGKTFQLKAGQAIIFDSRIIHSSEPNQTQVNRNNIVLRVHHKYSEYFNVITASNSADKGILYKQREDYFFSETHKLHNVKPNTGDNVGEIYLFYDDIDNNYIKEKLEHLT, from the coding sequence ATGATAAAATACGAAATATTACAGCAGTCTATAGAGAATATAGGTTTCAGTAAAATACAACTGGGCGATCAATCTATGATAGATGACTTAAAAAGTATTTTTAGGAAATATTATCAGGAAAAAATAAAGGATCAAGACATGTCTGTTACGCATAATGATCCTAAAGATCGGAACAACTTAAAAGTACACAATGAAATAGTAAATACGATAAAACCATATTTTGATCAACATTTTGAAAACTTTAATTTTCTTGCGAGTCATTTTGTAGTAAAAAGAGCAAAAAGCAATGAAGCATTTCAACTTCACCAGGATTGGAGTGCTGTTGACGAAAGATACTATCAAAATTACCAAGTTTGGATCCCACTTGATGTTTCTTATCCTGAAAATGGAGGGATTTGTTTTATCCCTGAAAGCCATTCCTTTTACAACAATATACGCTCTGGCAGTATGGGAATTACCCATATTCCAATCGACAAAAAAATGCATCCATATTTATCCTATATGAGACTATTTGCTGGAGAAGCTGCTGTTTTTCATAATAAAACATTTCACGGGTCATTTATTAATTCAACTCCAAAGGAGAGAGTTGCAGTATTAGTAAATATCACACAAAAAAATGCCCAGGCGCTTTATTTTCATAAAGATGATTCAAATCCAAATCAAATTGATGCTTTTGAAATTAACACAGAAGAAATTTTTCAACACTTACCTAAACTAGAAAAGGGGATACTTCCCTTTAAGAAAAAAGCTGAGTTTTCTATTGAAAACAATGTGACCCAGAATTCAGAAATTACCGCCTCGGGGTTGATTGATAAAATCCATGAACATAATGTGAGCAAAGGAAGAGCTAAAACCTACGAACATAAAATATTTCATATACTTAAAAGCCAGAAAATTGAAGCAAAGATAAATGAAAAAGGCTTTGTAGTTGTTGATCTTTTAGACGATAACACCATAAAAAAACTCCAAAATAAATTTGAAGAAACATTTCCTGATACATCTTTATTCAGAGGGACATTTTCATCCCTAGAATTGGAAAACGCTAAAGACAGAAGAGATTTGCATAAGTTTATAATAAATACAATAAAAAATAACTTAGATAACTACTTCAAAGATTACAAATCTCCTGTTAGTTTGCTTTACTCAAGAAAAGCAGATAACCAATACCCACTGGAATGGCACAACGACCCTTCATTAATATTTAATGAATCTATAGAACCACTATATGGCATATGGGCACCATTTATAGATGTGGATAATAATACTGGCGCATTAAAAGTGATACCCGGTTCTCACAGGATTTTTAATAAAATTAATTTTGCTTACAACGTATTTAAATGGCCATTGGAAAATAAAAGGAAGTTTTTGGATAGTTATGGTAAAACTTTTCAATTAAAAGCAGGCCAGGCAATTATTTTTGATTCCCGTATAATACACTCATCAGAACCAAATCAAACACAGGTTAATAGAAACAATATTGTTTTAAGAGTTCACCACAAATATTCCGAATATTTTAACGTGATTACTGCTTCAAATTCAGCAGATAAAGGTATATTGTATAAACAAAGGGAAGATTATTTTTTTTCAGAAACACATAAACTTCATAATGTTAAACCTAATACTGGAGATAATGTAGGAGAAATTTATTTGTTTTACGATGATATCGATAATAACTATATTAAAGAAAAATTAGAACATTTAACATAA
- a CDS encoding phytanoyl-CoA dioxygenase family protein: MSKRIFKKEEHQKIFDKQGFIVLPFLTEDEVAYLDRFFDELHPNVDKQSGFFSGSYSGDFDYKKKASDEIVKVFSRAYEENFIDYTPFGGAFLYKVPGQNSELQAHQDWTIVDEKENVALNCWVPLCDVTLKNGPIMILPGSHFDNLNVVRAPTLPFFFSGDDEMVVKELEPMEVKAGTAVVLNQSVIHYSPPNKGNKIRKAITAGLKSKDAQMYFHYKVPEKDELEVFKVDDDFLISFKDFVNDIGKRPYFGKSIGSIPYQLPQYRGEALYGKLKEMKESAGFEMNHSFSEEQEIEPDIPDQKPKKGILQKIKESLFS, encoded by the coding sequence ATGAGTAAAAGGATTTTTAAAAAAGAAGAGCACCAAAAAATATTCGATAAACAAGGCTTTATTGTGCTGCCATTTCTGACAGAAGATGAAGTCGCATATTTAGATCGGTTTTTTGATGAGCTTCATCCTAATGTAGATAAGCAATCAGGATTTTTCAGTGGAAGCTATAGTGGTGACTTTGATTACAAGAAAAAAGCCAGTGATGAGATTGTAAAAGTATTTAGCAGGGCTTACGAAGAGAATTTTATAGACTACACACCATTTGGAGGGGCTTTTTTGTATAAGGTTCCCGGTCAAAACAGTGAATTGCAAGCCCATCAAGACTGGACAATTGTAGATGAGAAAGAAAACGTAGCATTAAATTGCTGGGTGCCTTTGTGTGATGTAACGCTCAAGAATGGACCAATAATGATTCTCCCGGGGAGTCATTTTGATAACCTCAATGTGGTCAGGGCGCCAACATTGCCCTTCTTTTTTAGCGGTGATGATGAAATGGTGGTAAAAGAATTGGAGCCAATGGAGGTGAAAGCGGGCACGGCTGTAGTTTTAAATCAAAGTGTAATTCATTATTCACCACCCAATAAGGGCAATAAAATCAGGAAAGCCATAACAGCTGGATTGAAGAGCAAAGATGCCCAGATGTATTTTCACTACAAAGTACCTGAAAAGGATGAGTTGGAAGTTTTTAAGGTGGATGATGACTTTTTGATCAGCTTCAAAGACTTTGTGAACGATATTGGCAAACGCCCATACTTTGGAAAGAGTATTGGCTCAATACCATATCAATTGCCCCAATATAGGGGAGAGGCATTGTATGGGAAATTAAAGGAGATGAAAGAGAGTGCTGGGTTTGAGATGAATCATTCCTTTAGTGAAGAACAGGAAATTGAACCTGACATTCCAGACCAAAAACCCAAAAAAGGTATTCTGCAAAAAATCAAAGAAAGCTTGTTCTCCTAA